Genomic segment of Malania oleifera isolate guangnan ecotype guangnan chromosome 7, ASM2987363v1, whole genome shotgun sequence:
TGAATCTATGCAGAATCAATTTAAGTAATATTTTATATTACAGAACTAATAACTTACCATGTAAATGacaaatagaaaattaaatttgGGGTATATAAGTCATTAAAACTTAATTTTGTCATTACCACACGAATAAATTCAACCtaacaatatattattaattaaaaaaaaattatattatactaTTTTGTTTTGGGCCATAACCTCCATACCTAAGGGCACTCCTTATGTGGGAGGTGTGCATGCACCGTGCAGATCCATCGCCTCTCCCTGTCCATTTTTATTAAATCTCTCGCACGCGTAAGCCTTGTCGGCAGCATTGTCTGCCACGTTGCCACGTGCCGTACCGGGATTCAATTACCCTCACCGGAATCTTCGCGCACCGTTAAAAAGGACATCCCGTCCTGGTCACTCCTTCCTCCTCCTTCTCCACCGCCTCTCTTCAGAAAAGTGCCCATGGCGGGGTCCCTCCTGCCCTTAGGTAGGGCACCCCTGCCCTTCTCGCGACCCTCAGACTGCCCTTCACCTTCTCTCGCCTTTCCCCTCCCCCTGAAGTCCTTCCCCTCCCCTCGAAACCCTCACAGTCTCAATTTGGAGTCGAATTCGCCGTTCTTCGCCCCCTCCGTTCACCGCCGAATTACTCCAGTCTCTGCCCTGAACTCCGAAGTTCCGCATCCGATTCGTCAGGTTCAGTTCATCTGCATTACTTTAGAGATGGAAGTAAGGAACGTAGTGCTTTGAATATTAGTGGATTTCATTTGCGCGTGCAGGGAGGATCAGCGACTTTCAGGACCGGGAAGGGCTTCGAGGAATGGGATTTTCTGACCGCGAAGTTCTCCGCAGCCGCGAACGTACCGTTTCTGCTGCTGCAGCTTCCTCAGATCGTTCTCAATGCCCGCAATCTTATGGCGGGGAGCAAGACCGCGCTTTTGGCCGTTCCGTGGCTGGTAAGACGCAATTGgactttttattttgattttgattgtgtTTTTCTCTTCTTTTGTCAGTTTTGAGAATTTTTTGGTGTTGGGGAAGAGAGTGATCGTTGTGGGTGAAATGCAGGGGATGCTGACGGGGTTGCTTGGGAATCTTTCGCTGCTGTCGTACTTTGCGAAGAAGAGGGAGAAGGAGGCGATGGTGGTGCAGACGCTGGGAGTGTTGTCTACTTATGTGGTGATTGCTCAGCTGGCCATGGGCGAAGCAATGCCTCTCCCTCATTTCACGATCACATCCGTCGTCGTGGCCTCAGGTCTTGTTTTGAATTTCCTGAATTACTTTGGCTTACTTAGTGCTGGAATCTGGCGCTTTTGGGAAGATTTCATCACTGTCGGCGGACTCTCCGTTCTGCCTcaagtactctctctctctctctctctctctctgacagtccgttttctttttcttttgaaacGACCAGTTTTGTCAGTTACATTACTCACAAAATGCATCTTTGCATTTCATACCAAATTTACTTGAAAACACGAATGCAAATCCTTTCATTCCAAGTAATGCCTAGGATGATATTTTGATCAAACATGTCTCTTTGATTTTAATATATCCGATTCCCTTTTTTCTTAATACAGGTTATGTGGTCAACCTTTGTACCTTATATCCCAAACAGCATTTTGCCTGGGGCAATAGCATTTTTTATCGCCATTGTGGCTGTTGTTATGGTAAGCTTGATTTTAGCTTAGTTCATCACTCTGGTTTTAG
This window contains:
- the LOC131159238 gene encoding maltose excess protein 1-like, chloroplastic; its protein translation is MAGSLLPLGRAPLPFSRPSDCPSPSLAFPLPLKSFPSPRNPHSLNLESNSPFFAPSVHRRITPVSALNSEVPHPIRQGGSATFRTGKGFEEWDFLTAKFSAAANVPFLLLQLPQIVLNARNLMAGSKTALLAVPWLGMLTGLLGNLSLLSYFAKKREKEAMVVQTLGVLSTYVVIAQLAMGEAMPLPHFTITSVVVASGLVLNFLNYFGLLSAGIWRFWEDFITVGGLSVLPQVMWSTFVPYIPNSILPGAIAFFIAIVAVVMARIGKLSEEGVKFVGAISGWTATLLFMWMPVAQMWTNFLNPDNIKGLSAFSMLLAMIGNGLMIPRALLIRDFMWFTGSTWASLFYGWGNLICLYLFNSISREFFLAATAGLCLWIGIAFWKDAKVHGYSSPLASLQELVFGS